AGGTGTAGTGCTTGATCCTAAGGATCTTTTATCCGAGATCGACAGCCTTTCACCAAGAGGCGTTTCTTTCGACAACCTCAAGATAGATCCCAGAGCGCACGTTGTTATGCCGTGGCACATTACTCTTGACGGACTTTCAGAAAAATTCAGAGGCAACTCCGATATAGGTACTACAAAGCGTGGTATAGGTCCTTGCTATATGGATAAATACGAGCGTTGCGGTATCCGTGTCTATGATCTTGTTCATCCCGAAGTTTTCGCAGAAAAGGTAAGAATGACAGGTAAACTCAAGAATAAGATAATCACAGAAGTTTACGGCGGCGAGCCTCACGATATTGAAGCTATCATAAAGGAATATACCGAATACGGCAAGCGTCTTGCAAAGTACGTTGACGATGTATCGGTAATCGTATACGAGGCTGCAAAGGCAAACAAGACGATAATGTTCGAGGGCGCACAGGCAACACTGCTTGACATCGACTTCGGTACTTATCCTTATGTTACTTCTTCTCATCCGCTTTCCGCAGGTGTTTGTGTAGGTACAGGCGTAGGACCTATGATTATTTCAAACATCATAGGTGTTGCAAAGGCTTATACAACAAGAGTAGGTAAGGGTCCTTTCCCGACAGAGCTTGATGATGAGATAGGCGAAAAAATCAGAAACAAGGGCGGCGAGTTCGGTACTACGACAGGCAGACCCAGAAGAACAGGTTGGTTTGACGCTGTTATTGTACGTCATTCCGTAAGAGTAAACGGACTTTCTTCACTTGCCATAAACAAGCTGGATACGCTCGGCGGCATTGGTGATTTAAAGGTGTGCGTTGCTTATAAGAAGCCCGACGGCACTGTTATTGAGAATTTCCCCGCAGCGCTTGAAGAGCTTGCCGATTGTGTACCCGTATATGAAACTCTCAAGGGCTTTGACGATGATATATCTTCCTGCCGCAGCTTTGACGAACTGCCCGAGGCGTGCAAGAAGTACATCGAAAGACTTGAAGAACTCTGCGACTGCCACATCTCTATGGTAGGTGTAGGTCCCGACAGAGAGCAGATAATCGAAAGATAACAAATACGATAACAATACTGTAGGACGTGTTTTATTGAATATACTTTTTATCGGGGATGTTGTAGGACAGAAATCCTGCGCTAATCTCAGAGAAAAATTACCGCTACTCAAAAAAGAGTATAATATTGATACCGTTATTGTGAATGGCGAAAATTCTGCTGACGGTAACGGCATTACGCCCGTTACCGCAAAATACCTTTTAGAAAGCGGAGCCGATGTTATTACTACCGGCAATCATTGTTTCCGCAGAAAAGAGATGGACGCTTTTTACGAAACGTCGGATTTTGTTATCCGCCCTGCGAATTTTCCGGATGATGTTGTCGGTAAAGGATATACGATTCTTGACCACGGGAGATATTCCGTATGCGTCATTAATCTTATGGGTGTGGTTTTCATGCAGAACCTTGAAAATCCGTTCCACTGTATCGACAGGATTCTGAGTGAAGTGAAGTCAAAGGTGATCATCGTTGATTTTCACGCTGAGGCAACATCTGAGAAAAGAGCGCTCGGACACTATCTGACGGGCAGAGTATCGGCGGTGCTTGGTACTCATACTCACGTCCAGACAGCCGATGAAGAGATTCTTGGCGGTCATACAGGTTACATCACCGATGTCGGAATGACAGGTGTAACAGATTCCGTACTGGGAATCAAAAAAGAGATTATTATCAGCAATATGATGACAGGCTATCCGCAGAGATATGAATACGCAGACGGCGACTATTTTATTTGCGGCGTTGTCGTATCTGTTGATGAAAAAAGCGGTATCTGTACCTCTATCAAGAGAATCAGATACTGAATAAATTACCGGGAGGTTTAAAATGGAAGTAGTAAAAGTTTCAGCAAAATCCGTTCCAAAGTCGGTTGCAGGCGCTATAGCAGCAGTTATTCGTGAAAACGGCGAAGTTGAAGTTCAGGCTGTAGGCGCAGGTGCTTCTAATCAGGCAGTAAAAGCTATTGCAATATCCAGAAGCTATATGGCTTTATCCGGCGTGGATCTTGTTTGCATTCCCGCTTTCACAACTGTCAGCATTGACGGTGAAGAACGCACTGCGATGAAGTTCATCGTTGAATGCAGATAAGCAATTATCATTATTGTTTAATGTAATTAAGAGGAGAATTTTTCCGGAATTCCGGGGCCGCTCTGACGTATTTTGTCAGGGCGGATTTTTTTGCATATAATACGCCTTACTGTAAATTATATTGATATAGTACGGAGGACTTTATGACGGATATAATTGTAATTGACAGTGAGGAATCACTGTCCCTGCTTATAGCGGAAACACTTTCACGTTCATTTTCGGTACGGTTTTATAATATGAATTCAATGTATCTGTCGGGGGAGGGCAATGCTGTAAACTTGTGGCGAACCGATTCTCTGCATGGACTTGTAACGGATGATTGCATTGTTGTAATGGGTGAAAATACTGCGGCTATTCCAAGACTTATACCCGACACGGCGGTAATAATAGCAAACGCTCTCAACAAAGAACAGATGAATACTTTGTCATATCTGACGTGTAATGTGATAACTTGCGGAAATCTTATAATGGATACGGTTTCATATACAAGTATTACAGATGAGGAAATATCGGTTTCATTCGGCAGGACGGTTACCACGCTTGACGGCGATGAAATACAGCCGTTTGAAATCCCCGTAAAGAGAAACGGCGCTGAGAGCCTGTACGAGATTATGGCAGTCACTGCTTTACGTCTGCTGACCGGCGATAATTCGATTATAGAAGAAGTGTAAAGTGTATTGAAGAGATGAATAAAATATAGCTTATGCACTTGTATTTTTCTCGTGTCTGGTGTATAATGTATATAATAGCATTATAGTAGTTAAGTGTGCCCTTTGGCACGGATACTGTTATTTACGGTTACGCAGTGCATATTTGCCTGCGGGAAAGGCAGTTAATCTATGAATAAAAAAGTTAATAATACAGGCGCAAGTCTGAGAATATCAAATGATGTGCTTACAAAAATCGCAGAGGTTGCGGCAACCGAAATAAGAGGCGTTGCGTCTGAGGGCGAGCATCTTGTTATCTGCGACAAGAATATGGCTCAGTTTACGGGAAAAATTATGCCTCAGTCACCGGTTAAGGCAGTACTGAAAAACGATGCTGTCGAGGTTACAGTAAGCATTGTTGTGTTGCAGGGCTTCAAGGCGGAGAATGTAGCACGCTCCGTACAGGAGAGCGTAAAGTCTGCTATACAGAATATGGCAGGCATATCCGTATCTAAGGTAAATGTAAAAATTGCTGATATTATGCTTTCAAAATCAGCTGATTAAATAAAGGAAACAGATTAAATGACAGAAAGAAAACTTACACGTCACGAAATGAGAGAAGCGGCTTTGCTCATTCTCTTTCAGATGAAGCTTAACCCCGAAACGCTTGACGAGATACTGGAGGACTGCAAAGAGTCCTTTGAGATGGAATACAATTCCCAGTCGGTGAAGCTGGCGAAGGGTGTTGCAGAGCATGAAGATGAGCTGAATGGCATCATCGAAAGCTATTCACCCTCAAGAAAGCTCGACAGAATTTCGTACATAAACCTTGCTATTATGAAAATAGCACTGTATGAAATGAAATACTGCCCGTCCGTACCCGATAAGGTGGCCATAAACGAGGCAATAGAATTTGCAAAGGAATATGCCGACAAGACAGATGTACGCTTTATAAACGGCGTTCTCAATTCATATTATAAGGACAATCCGACAAAGGAACAGCCTGATGCCTGATTTTTTTACCGTAACGGTTTCTCAGGTGACAAGACGGCTTTCGATGATAGTAAAGGGCGATAAGGCTCTGAACGATTTGTATGTTTCGGGCGAGATTTCGAATTTTACCCTGCATAAAGCGTCAGGACATATGTATTTCACGTTGAAGGACGAAACGGCTTCAATAAAATGCGTTATGTTTGCAGGTAATGCCCGCAGTCTTGATTTCACTCCGTACAGCGGCCAGAGCGTAATCGTTCACGGAAGCGTGAATGTTTACGAGCGTGACGGAGCTAATCAGATTTATGTCACTGATATGATTGAAAGGGGACAGGGTGAGCTTGCTCTTGCGTATGAACAGGCAAAGCGTGAGCTTGAGGCAGGCGGATATTTCAATAAAAAGCGTCCCATACCGAAACAGCCGAAAAAGGTTTGCCTTATAACCGCTGAAAAGGGTGCGGCACTTCAGGATATGCTGAATATCATTGCAAGACGAAGACCTATACTGGAAGTGGTTTTTATTCCCGTAACGGTACAGGGAGCATACGCACCGT
This window of the [Eubacterium] siraeum genome carries:
- a CDS encoding adenylosuccinate synthase gives rise to the protein MPANIVVGTQWGDEGKGKIIDIIASRADVVVRSQGGNNAGHTVVNDGQTYKLHLIPSGILYKNTPCLIGAGVVLDPKDLLSEIDSLSPRGVSFDNLKIDPRAHVVMPWHITLDGLSEKFRGNSDIGTTKRGIGPCYMDKYERCGIRVYDLVHPEVFAEKVRMTGKLKNKIITEVYGGEPHDIEAIIKEYTEYGKRLAKYVDDVSVIVYEAAKANKTIMFEGAQATLLDIDFGTYPYVTSSHPLSAGVCVGTGVGPMIISNIIGVAKAYTTRVGKGPFPTELDDEIGEKIRNKGGEFGTTTGRPRRTGWFDAVIVRHSVRVNGLSSLAINKLDTLGGIGDLKVCVAYKKPDGTVIENFPAALEELADCVPVYETLKGFDDDISSCRSFDELPEACKKYIERLEELCDCHISMVGVGPDREQIIER
- a CDS encoding TIGR00282 family metallophosphoesterase is translated as MNILFIGDVVGQKSCANLREKLPLLKKEYNIDTVIVNGENSADGNGITPVTAKYLLESGADVITTGNHCFRRKEMDAFYETSDFVIRPANFPDDVVGKGYTILDHGRYSVCVINLMGVVFMQNLENPFHCIDRILSEVKSKVIIVDFHAEATSEKRALGHYLTGRVSAVLGTHTHVQTADEEILGGHTGYITDVGMTGVTDSVLGIKKEIIISNMMTGYPQRYEYADGDYFICGVVVSVDEKSGICTSIKRIRY
- a CDS encoding stage V sporulation protein S: MEVVKVSAKSVPKSVAGAIAAVIRENGEVEVQAVGAGASNQAVKAIAISRSYMALSGVDLVCIPAFTTVSIDGEERTAMKFIVECR
- a CDS encoding Asp23/Gls24 family envelope stress response protein; translated protein: MNKKVNNTGASLRISNDVLTKIAEVAATEIRGVASEGEHLVICDKNMAQFTGKIMPQSPVKAVLKNDAVEVTVSIVVLQGFKAENVARSVQESVKSAIQNMAGISVSKVNVKIADIMLSKSAD
- the nusB gene encoding transcription antitermination factor NusB; translated protein: MTERKLTRHEMREAALLILFQMKLNPETLDEILEDCKESFEMEYNSQSVKLAKGVAEHEDELNGIIESYSPSRKLDRISYINLAIMKIALYEMKYCPSVPDKVAINEAIEFAKEYADKTDVRFINGVLNSYYKDNPTKEQPDA